One part of the Homo sapiens chromosome 19, GRCh38.p14 Primary Assembly genome encodes these proteins:
- the NMRK2 gene encoding nicotinamide riboside kinase 2 isoform 5 (isoform 5 is encoded by transcript variant 6), with translation MKLIVGIGGMTNGGKTTLTNSLLRALPNCCVIHQDDFFKPQDQIAVGEDGFKQWDVLESLDMEAMLDTVQAWLSSPQKFARAHGVSVQPEASDTHILLLEGFLLYSYKPLVDLYSRRYFLTVPYEECKWRRSLPGRHEVPRGALP, from the exons ATGAAGCTCATCGTGGGCATCGGAGG CATGACCAACGGCGGCAAGACCACGCTGACCAACAGCCTGCTCAGAGCCCTGCCCAACTGCTGCGTGATCCATCAGGATGACTTCTTCAAG CCCCAAGACCAAATAGCAGTTGGGGAAGACGGCTTCAAACAGTGGGACG tgctGGAGTCTCTGGACATGGAGGCCATGCTGGACACCGTGCAGGCCTGGCTGAGCAGCCCGCAGAAGTTTGCCCGTGCCCACGGGGTCAGCGTCCAGCCAGAGGCCTCGGACACCCACATCCTCCTCCTGGAAGGCTTCCTGCTCTACAGCTACAA GCCCCTGGTGGACTTGTACAGCCGCCGGTACTTCCTGACCGTCCCGTATGAAGAGTGCAAGTGGAGGAGAAG
- the NMRK2 gene encoding nicotinamide riboside kinase 2 isoform 4 (isoform 4 is encoded by transcript variant 5) — MKLIVGIGGMTNGGKTTLTNSLLRALPNCCVIHQDDFFKAPLFQPQDQIAVGEDGFKQWDVLESLDMEAMLDTVQAWLSSPQKFARAHGVSVQPEASDTHILLLEGFLLYSYKPLVDLYSRRYFLTVPYEECKWRRSLPGRHEVPRGALP, encoded by the exons ATGAAGCTCATCGTGGGCATCGGAGG CATGACCAACGGCGGCAAGACCACGCTGACCAACAGCCTGCTCAGAGCCCTGCCCAACTGCTGCGTGATCCATCAGGATGACTTCTTCAAG GCTCCTCTGTTTCAGCCCCAAGACCAAATAGCAGTTGGGGAAGACGGCTTCAAACAGTGGGACG tgctGGAGTCTCTGGACATGGAGGCCATGCTGGACACCGTGCAGGCCTGGCTGAGCAGCCCGCAGAAGTTTGCCCGTGCCCACGGGGTCAGCGTCCAGCCAGAGGCCTCGGACACCCACATCCTCCTCCTGGAAGGCTTCCTGCTCTACAGCTACAA GCCCCTGGTGGACTTGTACAGCCGCCGGTACTTCCTGACCGTCCCGTATGAAGAGTGCAAGTGGAGGAGAAG